The following is a genomic window from Desulfomonilia bacterium.
AAAAGTTGAACATTGTTTTATTATGGACAAGATGACCATCCCGTGATAAATCGCTATCTCATGATTGATAAAAAAGTGATGAATCTTGACGGCCTTCCTCTTGATGCCCTGCCCGTTATCAGAGATTTTTCAGATGACGTGATTGCATCTGCAGGCCATGACCTCGAATCAATTGTCCTTTCAGGCAGCATCATTACACAGGACTATATACCGGGAATATCCGACATCAATCCTGTAATCGTGATGAAGAAGCTCGGCCAGGATTTTCTTGATTCGCTTGCCGGGTTCGGGAAAAAATACGGCAGAAAAAAAGTGCGTGCCCCTCTTGTTATCACAAACGAATATCTTGAACGCTCCATTGATGTCTTCCCGATCGAATTCCTGGAATTAAAACTCATCCACAAGACGATTTACGGCTCTGAAATCTTTTCCGGAATCAGTATAGAAAAACCCATGATAAGGATTCAATGCGAAAGGGAATTGAAGGCAAGACTTATCCAGCTGAGCAGGGGTTATATATCCGCTTCCGGCGATAAAGAGCTGCTGCTTGGCCTTATAATACAGTCATCATTGGGTTTTTATCCGCTCTTGAGGGCTATCCTTTTCATGGGAGGATATATAGTGCCGGTTGACAGGTCATCTGTCCTGAGTGCAATAGAATCACATTGCAGGGTCAGCCTCGATTGTATGAAACAGATTCAAACAATACGCTCACAGAAAAAACCATCCCTGAAAAGCGAAGAGATTCGCCTGCTTTTTAAAAAACTTTATGACCTGACACATGAGCTGTCGCTTATTGTTGATGAAACCTCGTGCTAAAAAGTTTTCATTCCTGGCTGTTCTTTCCATGCTGTTCATCCTTTCAGCAGCGGTTAAAGTTCCGGCTGTCGAAGGCCCGCCGGCGGATTATATCGAGGACAGGGCCGGTATAATAGACGCCTCTACAAAGGCCGGCCTTTCTTCCAGGCTTAAAGCGCTTGATCAGAAAACCGGGATACAGATGGTCGTGCTTACCGTTCCTTCTACAGAAGGGATACCCATTGAAGAATACTCGATAGAGCGTGCGCAGAAATGGGGTATCGGACAGAAGGGAAAGGATAACGGCATACTCTTTGTTGTTGCCGTAAATGACAGAAAATACCGCATCGAAGTCGGATACGGTCTTGAATCAGTGATGCCCGACAGCCTTGCCGGGACAATAGGAAGACAGTACATGGTGCCTAAATTCAGGCAAGGCGACTTCTCGGGCGGGATCAACGATGCGGCAAACGCCGTAATCGGCACCGTAGCAAAGGCCTACGGCACCGAGGTCGAAGGGACCGCACCTGCTGAGCCTGTCCGTCAATCAAAAGGCAAAGTCAAATCCATTCCTTCTGCATTCCTTCTTATATTTGTAACCTTCATCGTTCTGAGCAGGATTTTTTCTCCATTCGGACGGCGTTCATTCGGAAGGCGCCACGGGGGAATCTGGATAGGAGGCGGTGGTTTCGGCGGTGGCGGCAGCTTCGGAGGCGGAGGTTTCAGCGGAGGCGGAGGCGGTTTCGGCGGAGGCGGCTCATCGGGCGGATGGTGAACAATAATTTGAGATTTGAAATTTGAGATTGAAGAACTTATTTAAAACAGATGATTTTTCAAATATTCAATATGGAGGAAGGATGAAAAAGACACCAATCGTTGTCGGAATAATCATCGGAATTGTTGTTATAATCGCCGGCTACTGCATCTCTCAGTACAACAAGGCCATCAGCCTTAATGAAGCCGTAAAAGCCCAGTGGGCGCAGGTTGAAACACAGCTCAAACGCCGGTTCGATCTTATTCCGAACCTGGTAGAGACTGTAAAAGGCTATGCCGCATATGAAAAAGGCGTGTTCGAATCACTGGCAAATGCCCGCAAATCATATTTTTCGGCACAGACCATAAACGACAAAGCAAAGGCGGCAGGCGACTTCGAAGGTGCGATCTCCAGGCTCCTTATGCTGCAGGAGCGCTACCCTGAGCTGAAAGCGAACGAATCGTTCCTGAAGCTTCAGGACAGTCTCGAAGGCACTGAAAACCGCATTTCAGTCGAAAGAAAGCGTTACAACGATGCAGTGAGAGCCCTCAATTCATATGTGAAATCTTTCCTGGGACGCTTTTTCGCCAATTGGGCAAACGTAAAAGAGGCCGAATATTTCGACATTCCTGAAGCCGAGAAGGCAGTACCGCAGGTAAAATTCAATTAAGAGAGGAAATGCCTGAAAGTTTTTTAAGTTTCAATGACGTAAGCTTTACATATGACGCGCTTGCAGACATGCTCATATCGGGCATGTCCGCAAGTTTTCCCAACGGATGGACCGGCATCGTTGGCGCAAACGGTGTAGGGAAAAGCACCATTTTAAAACTCGCATCAAATGAGCTTACACCCTTAAAAGGAAAAATAATCTCTCCGGGCACTGCGGTTTATTGCGCACAGAGGACCGATAAAGCACCTCCTGACCTTCCCGACCTTATTATGTCGGCAGACAGTGCTTCCTGCAATTTAAGGCGCATCCTAGAGATAGGCGATGACTGGCCTGAACGCTGGGAAACTCTGAGCCATGGCGAGCGAAAACGCGCTCAGATTGCTGAAGCGCTGTGGCGTAAACCCGGCGTCCTTGCCCTTGACGAACCTACAAACCATATAGATATGGCGACTAGAGCCATGCTCATATCGTCTCTGTCCGGGTTTGGCGGCATAGGTTTGATCGTTAGCCATGACAGGGAGTTGCTCGATAAATTGTGTTCCAGGTGCCTCTTCGTCGATACGCCCAAATGTACAATGAGGCCGGGGAATTATTCTCTTGCCAGCGCACAGGAGAAAAAGGAGACCGAAGCAGCCTTAAGAAAAAAGGTGGCCGCAAAAGAAGCATATGCAAAGCTCAAGCGTGAGGCCTCATCGCGTATGAATGAGGCCAGAGCAGCGGACAGGAAACGCTCAAAACGAGGAATCGATAAAAAAGACCATGACGCAAAATCGAAAATCAACCTTGCAAGGGTGACTGGCAAGGACGCCGTTGCGGGGAAGCTCCTGCGGCAGCTCGAAGGACGCCTCGATCAGGCAAAAAAACTGGAACAATCAGTCAAGGTCAATAAAACCTATGACCTGGGCATATGGATCGAAGGCCTCAGATGCGAACGAGATTTCCTTTTCAGGATCAACTCTGGTGAAATACCCCTTGGAGCAGGAAGAAAGTTGTTTTTTCCGGACCTCGCCATGAGACCTGATGACAGGATTGCGGTATCAGGCATCAATGGCGCTGGCAAAAGTACTTTGATAAGACATGTCATCTCATGCTCATGTCTTCCTGAAGACAAGATCACCTACATTCCACAGGAGATCGACCTGAAAGATACAGGCAGGATAATGGATGAGGTGAAAAGGCTTCCTAGGGAAAGGCTCGGCCATGTAATGACCGTTGTGAGCTGTCTCGGGTCAAGGCCCGGAAGGCTTCTTGAAAGCACCGAACCGAGCCCGGGAGAAACCAGAAAAATATTACTTTCTCTCGGCATATCCCGAAACCCCTGGCTCATAATTATGGACGAGCCCACAAACCACATGGACCTTCCTTCCATAACATGCCTTGAGGAGGCCCTCGCCGGATGTCCATGCGGATTGCTGCTCATTAGCCATGACAGGAGATTTCTTGACAGCCTGACTGAAAAAGACTGGCGCATAATAAAAAATGCTTCGGGAGATTCCCGGCTGTTTATTGATTAGATTGAGCACTTTTTTTTAAAGTGGAAGGAATGCCTGCCTCAGTAACCGTCCCACTGGGGGCACAGAGGTGAAGAACCTGGAGAATAAGAAGCGCAGACACCAGGCCTTGTCTCGTATATCATGCAGGTGCAGCCGTCTTCAGTCCTTTTGAGGAACTGGCATTCCCTGAAATACTCGCCGGTTGAGGTCATTATCCTGTCTCCGGCCCATATGGTTTCACCGTTTTCGGCAATATCAATGAGATCTTGCCTGTGCTCTCTTCTCCATCTGTTCAGATCATCTTCATTAACATATGCGAACATGCTCGTCCCGCAGCACTTGCCGCATCTTTTGCATTCCTTTTCCTGAACCTGATGCATCTTCCACCTTGACGATAATCTTCTTCAATCCTTCTTTCCGGCCATGAGTTTGAGGACCTTGCTTAAATCCTGCGACATCGTCTTTTTTGAGACAAGTATTGCGTCGCTGCCTTCAACTACGGCCATATCGTCGATTCCTATCAGGACAATCTTCTTACCGGAAGACCAGATCACATTGTTCGATGACTCGTAAGTAAAGGCATCGCCGTGGACTGCGTTGGCATGGGCATCCTTATCCAGAAGGCCAGTCACTGCACTCCATGAGCCCACATCGTTCCAGCCGAACGAGGCGGGAATAACACCTACGTTTTCCGCCTTTTCCATTATTGCAAAGTCTATGGAAATCGACTCACATGACGAGTAGAATTTCAAGATGTCTTCTTCCCTGAAATCCGAATCAATAAGTTCCATTGTCTTCTCGTACAGCCCCGGAGCATTCTTTTCAATTTCACTTAGAATCGTGCCGACCTTCCATATAAACATGCCGGCGTTCCATAAAAAACCCCTTTTGATATACTCTCCGGCTGTTGATGCCTCCGGTTTTTCATGAAAATTCCCGACTTTCAGAAGCCTGAGCCCGCCATCCTCTTTCAGAGTGTTTTGTGGAGAGATATAGCCATATCCCGTTTCAGGCCGTGTCGGCATGATGCCTATGGTCAAAAGAATTCCCGGTTCATCATCAAGGCATTTGACGCCGAATGAAACGACCCTTCTGAACATATCGCTGTCCGAGATATCGTGATCAGACGGAAA
Proteins encoded in this region:
- a CDS encoding TPM domain-containing protein; this encodes MKPRAKKFSFLAVLSMLFILSAAVKVPAVEGPPADYIEDRAGIIDASTKAGLSSRLKALDQKTGIQMVVLTVPSTEGIPIEEYSIERAQKWGIGQKGKDNGILFVVAVNDRKYRIEVGYGLESVMPDSLAGTIGRQYMVPKFRQGDFSGGINDAANAVIGTVAKAYGTEVEGTAPAEPVRQSKGKVKSIPSAFLLIFVTFIVLSRIFSPFGRRSFGRRHGGIWIGGGGFGGGGSFGGGGFSGGGGGFGGGGSSGGW
- a CDS encoding LemA family protein, with translation MKKTPIVVGIIIGIVVIIAGYCISQYNKAISLNEAVKAQWAQVETQLKRRFDLIPNLVETVKGYAAYEKGVFESLANARKSYFSAQTINDKAKAAGDFEGAISRLLMLQERYPELKANESFLKLQDSLEGTENRISVERKRYNDAVRALNSYVKSFLGRFFANWANVKEAEYFDIPEAEKAVPQVKFN
- a CDS encoding ATP-binding cassette domain-containing protein produces the protein MPESFLSFNDVSFTYDALADMLISGMSASFPNGWTGIVGANGVGKSTILKLASNELTPLKGKIISPGTAVYCAQRTDKAPPDLPDLIMSADSASCNLRRILEIGDDWPERWETLSHGERKRAQIAEALWRKPGVLALDEPTNHIDMATRAMLISSLSGFGGIGLIVSHDRELLDKLCSRCLFVDTPKCTMRPGNYSLASAQEKKETEAALRKKVAAKEAYAKLKREASSRMNEARAADRKRSKRGIDKKDHDAKSKINLARVTGKDAVAGKLLRQLEGRLDQAKKLEQSVKVNKTYDLGIWIEGLRCERDFLFRINSGEIPLGAGRKLFFPDLAMRPDDRIAVSGINGAGKSTLIRHVISCSCLPEDKITYIPQEIDLKDTGRIMDEVKRLPRERLGHVMTVVSCLGSRPGRLLESTEPSPGETRKILLSLGISRNPWLIIMDEPTNHMDLPSITCLEEALAGCPCGLLLISHDRRFLDSLTEKDWRIIKNASGDSRLFID
- a CDS encoding YkgJ family cysteine cluster protein, with amino-acid sequence MHQVQEKECKRCGKCCGTSMFAYVNEDDLNRWRREHRQDLIDIAENGETIWAGDRIMTSTGEYFRECQFLKRTEDGCTCMIYETRPGVCASYSPGSSPLCPQWDGY
- a CDS encoding mannose-1-phosphate guanylyltransferase, whose translation is MELFAVIMAGGKGERLWPVSTSLMPKQLIAFNGEKSLLRTTVDRILPLTSPEKICCVTGRDVSAAVASDLNEIPAGNILVEPFGRNTAPCVAFAAAWIEKQAPDAVMAIFPSDHDISDSDMFRRVVSFGVKCLDDEPGILLTIGIMPTRPETGYGYISPQNTLKEDGGLRLLKVGNFHEKPEASTAGEYIKRGFLWNAGMFIWKVGTILSEIEKNAPGLYEKTMELIDSDFREEDILKFYSSCESISIDFAIMEKAENVGVIPASFGWNDVGSWSAVTGLLDKDAHANAVHGDAFTYESSNNVIWSSGKKIVLIGIDDMAVVEGSDAILVSKKTMSQDLSKVLKLMAGKKD